Genomic segment of Pseudothermotoga sp.:
GTCCCCTTCGCACCGAAGCTCGAAAGGAGCCTTTGTAAGATCGAAACCTTTTTCTTTTCAATGGCTCGAAGTTCCAACTGGCATCTGACCATGTTCTCCTCATTTTCTGCCAAAGTCTTGTCCAATCTGTATGCATTCAATATTGTGAAGATTGAACTGAATCCTAAACCTCCAGATAGAATGAACCACCAACCAGACAGGGTGAAACCGAAAATCGCAGAAACAACGGAGGCCAGCAATAAAAAGATACCTACGACACGGAATCTTTTTATCTTGATCTTGAGCTGAGCGTTCTGCTCTTGAAAAGATCTCAACTTTTCTTGAAGTTGTTGCTCTTCTTGGTTGAGAGCAGATGAAGCTTCTTGTTCTAAACGTTCAAAGAAATCTTCACTCAGACCTTCGAAGGATTTCCAATGATGTTCGTATTTTGATTCGAATTCCTGCAGTTGCTTGAAGTTCGTTTCGAGCAACTTGTAAGAGAGTTGAAGGTTCTTCATCTTCAGCTTGAAAGTTTCCAAATCTTCAGTCTTCAACGTTTCGAGCAACTCGTTGCGCTCGTTCAACGTTTTTTGCAAAAGGTTCGAAATCTCCTTCAGTTTTTCCTTGTGTTCTTTCAAAGCTTCCTCCAATTCATCCAAACGTGATTTTTCTTCTTGAAGTTGCCTGTACTTTTCTTCATCCAACCTCGGTAAGAGCATTTCTTTTTCGATGGAACTCTCCACCCTCTCCAACTCTCTGTTGAGGCTCTGTTGGATCATTTCTAAACGCTGTTTAAAACTTTCATTCAAACGCACCAATTGGGCCTTGAGTCCAGCCTGTTCTTTCTCCAACACGGACAATCTGTGTTTCATCTTCGAAATTTCCTCATGCTTTAGGAAAAGTTCCTGTCTGGTCTGCTGAAATCTTTCGATCTCAAGTTCCAATCGGTGCAATTCTTCCTCGAAACGTTTTTTCTCAGAGAGGAGTTTTTCAAAGTAGGCTGGTATTCTTTCCAACAAATCTTTCATCAATTGAGCTTCCTCGATACGTTGAACGTTGTTCTTCAACCTCGCGATGATCGAATCTTGAACTCTTTGAACGGTTACGTCCTCTTCATCGCTCAGAAAGATCAGACTGTCGGCCAAGCCCTTTTCGAGCAACTGATTCGATGTCGAACAATTCAGAATTTTTTCCCCACCTTCGTACATCAAACAGAGTTCTCCATCCAGTTCTGACCCATCCCAAGGCTGATACCTCACCAATTCACCTTCGGATAGGCCACAGATGCACGATCGGATGAAGTTGTAGAGAGTCGTTTTACCCGATTCGTTGGGTCCGTATATCACGTTCAAACCAGGCTCCAAAGACAGCTGAAAATTTTTGAACTTGCCGAACGCTTTGATGTTCACCCTACGTATCTCCACCGTTTCACCCCTACAGGCTTAGAATCTCTATCAACAAACATCTCAATTGTTCTGGACATTTTTCAAATATCTTTTTCTCCGATTCTTTCTCAGGGTTCCCGCAAGTTCGGAAAACGAAGACCCCCAGTTGTGAAAGCTCACGTGCCTTTTCCTTCGTCACGACATCCACAGTGTAGACGAACTGTCCCTCTTCAGGGATGTTCAGCACGTCTTTTTGAACTGGTCTACAACCTTTCACTGAGCTTTTAACGAAACTGAAGGTGGCGTTTTCCTCCACACAGAAAACCGGTTGCTCGACCTCTAAAGGATTCGAAGAAAAACTCGGACACACCGTTTCGAATGAATCGAAGATCAAAACGTTTCTGGGGAGAGTCAAACGAGCCAGTGGTGAGTTACGATCACACAACTTGAGCACTTTATCGTTCGGTACGAGGGACAACACCTCGATTATCTGGCCAGGCATCGCGAGATCTCCAAAGAGTTCCCAAGCGAACAACTCTTCGGCATCCAAGCTCAAAAACTCTGTAAAAATTGCTTTCTTTATCTTCTGTACTTGCTCGAAATCCAATGGAAAATGAAAATCTTTGATGTCGAACAACCTGAGGTTCGCCAAATGAGCTTTCCTCAAACTTCATTCACCCGCCTGAATTTGAGAATGTACAACTTGAATCCGAGCTGAGGAAGTTCACAATCGAGTTTCATCGAAACGTTCTCTTGTTTCCATCCAGCTCCATCCCAGGAATGAACCTTCTCCACTTCGATCTCTTCACCCAGAGTGCGATCGAGCAGGACGCTGACGTTGCTGGCGGTTGTCTTCAAGTTGGCCAGCACGATCAGGGCGGTGTCGTGAGTCCAATAAGATGCGTTACAGATGGTGCCGTCCTGCCAACTGAGATAGACAGGTTTATACTGTCCATCAGTTATCAGGTCCAAAAACTGATTCCTTATTCCGATGAGTTCGCTGAGAAAATCGATGAGGTCTGTTCTGTGCCAGTGTAAAACGTAGTGGTCAAAGAAGGCGAGCTTACCTTGAAATTCATCGTCACAGCTCAACGTGAACCTACCACACGCATCGTTGTCCAAGCCGAGGTTCATTGGCTGAGTCTCTTCTATCTCTTGACCACAGTTCAACGTCATCACACCGTTCTTCGAGAAGGCACACAGAAATGGTAAAAGGTATTTGAGCCTTTGAGCCTCTCTTCTAACTGCAACCCGCGGAGTATCAGGTGTTTCAGCCGCGGCCAAGAATGGTAAAACCATGTTGCACGAAAGAGTCTGGAAAAATTCGTAAGTCTTGTCTGGAAATCTAGGCAACATCCACCAACTGTTTCCAACCACAACGTCGTAGCCAGCTTTGGCGGCTTCTGCCGCTCTGTGAGGTTCGAGCTCTTCCGCAATAAAAACGAACGCAGGATCGATTCTTCGGGCGTTGCTCATGATCATCTGCTGAAGCTCTGCCGGGAGTGCGTGACCCATGTCTAACCTCACGCCATCTACACCGTATTTCTTTTGAAATTGTGGAAGGATCGATGCGATGTATTCCCAAAGCTCTGAATTGCTCTTCTCTCCAGGGAAGCGACTCGCTTTGATGACGTCGAAAAGTACGTACGGGGGCTGTTCCTCTCCAACCTTTCCCCTCGCGGTGATCGGGTGATCCAGATACAACCTCAAGAACGTCACATCGTCCCAGGTCGGCTGTGGGTCGTTCACCCAATCGGAAAAACCAGGTGCCGTGATCACCCCGAAATGTTTTGCGATCTCGTAAATGAGGTTTTCTTCCCGACAATCTTTCACGAAATTGTGCCATTTTTGTGGGTTCAGCTTTGAAGGGTCTTGACTGAACTTATCGAGGTGCGCTCGAACGTTGGGTAAATCGTACAGATCACGCATCTGTTCGAAGGTTGGTTGACAGAAACCAAGTTTCTCGATCTTTGGTGGGGCGTAACTGGAAAGCGCTTCGAGCTTCACCCAGTAGAACCATTCTGGATGGCTCAAGATCAGATTGCAGTCCCTAGCGGCCGTACGGGGGATGAAGTCCAGCACGACCCTGATACCCACCATGTGACAAGCTTGAACGAAAGCTTTGAATTCGTCTTCAAGGTGCCAACCTTCAAGGAGCGGATCGTGATATCTTCGATCTATCCTCAAAAAATCCTTCACCGCGTACGGTGAACCAACTTCACCTTTTTTGAACACGTCGCTCGATTCGGTTATGGGTAAAAGATAGAGCGTGTTCACTCCGAGTTTCTTCAGATGTGGTAACAGTGCCGTCATTTTGAGAAAAGTTCCACTCTCTCGATAACCTAGTACATCGTCCTGTTCGAACCTTCCAAAACCTTTGTGGTTGTAGGCGCTGTTGGTGCGGACCAAACTACTGTACAGAACGGCCCGCTTTATCCACTCCCTGCTAGACTCACCCCTCTGCAAGCTCAAAGACTCGCCAACTTTGGCATCGAAGATCTTGTTTTCTTCCAACCACTTTCGAAGGTATGAATAGAAAACCGCAGGATCGACGAAAACCTTTTCACCTTCCACTCTCGAAGGACCTCTGTACCAACCTTCGAGCCAGACCTTCGGTAAACAGTAATCCATCCTACCTTTAGATTTCACACTACTCAACATCTCGAAAACCACTTGTTATCACCTCAAAAGTTTTCCAGATATCTCTCCTGCTCATCGGTGAGTTCATCTATCTCCACACCCATGCTTGCCAATTTCATCTCGGCGATCTCCTCGTCGATGTGCTTGGGAACCGGATAAACGCCAGGTTCAAGCTTCACATCCGCAAGGTATATCAGTGATAACGCTTGTACAGCGAAAGAAAGATCCATTATCTCCACAGGATGTCCGTCGGCGGCGGCCAAGTTCACCAGTCTCCCTTCCGCCAACAGATACAGTGTTCTGCCGTTCGATAATCTGTAAGCGGTCACGTTCGGCCTGGCTTCGAATTTTTCGACACAGATTCTCTCTAAAGTTTTTACGTCAACTTCTACGTCGAAATGTCCCGCGTTGGCCAGAATGGCACCATCTTTCATCTGCATGAACTCATTTTCACTGATCACTTTTGTATTCCCAGTCACCGTTATGAAGAAATCTCCCAGCTTCGCAGCCTGTGAGATCTTCATCACATCGAATCCATCCATCAACGCTTCCAGTGCCTTCACTGGGTCCACCTCGGTCACTATGACCCGTGCACCCAATCCCCTCGCACGCATCGCCACACCCTTACCGCACCAACCGTAGCCACACACCACCACCACTTTTCCAGCCACGGTGAGGTTCGTGTTCCTCATGATGCTATCCCATGTGGACTGACCTGTACCGTAACGGTTGTCGAAAAGATGTTTCGTGAAAGCGTCGTTCACGGCGATCACTGGAACTGTGAGTAAACCGTTTTTCTGCAACGCTCTGAGTCTCCTCAAACCTGTCGTCGTCTCTTCGGTGACACCCCTCAAGCGTTTCAACCCTTCTTTGAACTCCGTGTGTGCCGTCACCGTGAGGTCGGCCCCGTCGTCCAGGATCAAATCCGGCTGGGTTGAAAGAACGTCCTTGATGCCTTTTAAATACACTTGCTCATCGCTGGTTCGCTTTGCGTATACGATCAAACCTCTCTCTCGCAGAGCTTCCGCCACATCGTCTTGAGTGCTCAAAGGATTGCTACCCGTCACCACCACCTCGGCTCCCAAATCTCTGAGCAACAACGCGAGCCTGGCCGTTTTCGCTTCGAGGTGTATGGACATACCGATGCGAAGCCCCCTCAATGGCTTTTTGTGTTCGTACTTTTCCTCGATCGATCTTAAAAGAGGCATGAATTTGTAGACCCAATCGATCTTGACGTGCCCAGATTTCAAAATCCTCCCCCTCCTTCAGAAGAAGCGTCTCACCAATTTTATGGCCCCCTGCGGACAAACTTCGTGACACACGTAACACTTGATGCACTTATCGTAATCTATCTTGAATTCGTCTATGTCTATCGCCTTCGCGGGACACCTTTCTTCACATATTTTACAGCGAATGCACATGGACTTCGAAATCTTTGGAGAGCGGAACAAAGATCGCGCGATCTTTTGTAGGGAAGATGGAACTGGTAAAACCGAGACGGTGTTCGGAAGCTGTATTTGGTTAATCCAGTTTCCTTCAACAACGTGATCACTTATCAAACCCCTTCGCATCGATTCACGAACCGTGTAAACGATCATTGGCTCGATGTTCAACCTCTTGCACAGTGCAAAATCGAGTGTGAATCCATCCGTTCCAACCGCGATCACACCGAAATGCTTAGTTTTACCGTTCGCTGGGCCGTTAGCTTCCATGCCAACGATTCCGTCGATTATGTTGAGAACTGGTTTCACCAAACGGTGAACGTCCACTAAAAGGGCCGCAAAATTTTCGTTCGTTCCACACCTCATATGCCAGCCAGACTTTTCCAACCCCGGTACACAACCAAAAGTGTTCTTCACAGCCAGGGTGAGAACCATTTGAGAATGCGTTTTCAATTTTGCGAGATTGATGACTTTGTCGACCTCAAAGATCCTTCTGTCTATGTGTATTTTTTTGTAGATCTGCCCATCCACGCTGACGGGTTGATCCAGCTCGAAGATGGGTACGTTCAAATCTTGACACACATCTCTGATCCCAGTTTTTTCCGCGATCTTTTCGAAATTTCCTGAAGCTGGACTGTCAGCCACGATCGCTCGACACTTCAAAGTGTGCAAAAACCGTAGCACCGTCTGGAGAACTGCAGGATGGGTCGTCACACCTTCTTCTGGTCTGCGAGCTGAAAGCATGTTGGGTTTCACTAACACCGTGTCGCCAGGTTCGAAGAGATGAACATGCTTCAGTAAAATCTTCGTCAGCACTTCGCCAACATCGAAATAAGAATCACAAGGTTGCAAAAAAATCTTCATAAAATCCTCCCGTCATGAATTTGTTGTGTATTTGCTTGAACACTATTCGCTCCAAGTTCTATCTTAGTTTATCATCAGTTTGGTGGAGGATTGCGATGACCAAGGTTGTGATAAGCCAAGTTCTGATGATTTTTCTTTTGGTTGGATTCGGATTCGTTCTGAAGAAGATAAAACTGTTGAACGATGGATTCACGAAGAGTAGCTCGGACTTGATCGTGTACGTCACGTTGCCCGCGATGATAATCAGTTCGATGGACAGAGATTTCTCCAGCGAGGTCGCCAAAACCTCCCTGCAGATTTTCCTTCTCGGTGCCGTCATGTACGCCTGCACGACGATTCTGGCTTATTTCTTCGTCTCAGTGAAAAAGTTCGATGAAGATCAGCGCGGAGTCTACATGTACATGATCATCTTTGGAAACGTGGGGTATCTTGGTTATCCAGTTTCGGCCATCCTGTTTGGAAGTATAGGAGTTTTCTATTCTGCTGTCTTCAACATCTGGTTCAACTTGCTGACGTGGACGCTCGGTGTGAGCATCATGTCACGCAGTAAGTTGAGCCTATCGAAGATCTTGTTGAATCCAGGCTTGATTTCAACTCTTCTAGGTTTGCTCATATTCCTCACACCTTTGACGATACCAACGACGGTGAAGTCAGTCCTCGACAGTGTTGGTTCTATGACGACTCCCTTAGCGATGTTCCTCGTGGGTGCCTTTTTGGCAGAAGCACACTTGAAGGATTTCATAGCGAAGATCGATCTGTATTTCGCTTCGATTTTGAAACTGGTCGTTGCGCCGCTCATGGTTTATTTGTGCGTCAAGTATCTGAAGACCGATTCGATAGTCAAGATGCTCCCCGTCATGATGGCGGGTATGCCCTCGGGTGTGAACACGGCCATC
This window contains:
- a CDS encoding AAA family ATPase, giving the protein MEIRRVNIKAFGKFKNFQLSLEPGLNVIYGPNESGKTTLYNFIRSCICGLSEGELVRYQPWDGSELDGELCLMYEGGEKILNCSTSNQLLEKGLADSLIFLSDEEDVTVQRVQDSIIARLKNNVQRIEEAQLMKDLLERIPAYFEKLLSEKKRFEEELHRLELEIERFQQTRQELFLKHEEISKMKHRLSVLEKEQAGLKAQLVRLNESFKQRLEMIQQSLNRELERVESSIEKEMLLPRLDEEKYRQLQEEKSRLDELEEALKEHKEKLKEISNLLQKTLNERNELLETLKTEDLETFKLKMKNLQLSYKLLETNFKQLQEFESKYEHHWKSFEGLSEDFFERLEQEASSALNQEEQQLQEKLRSFQEQNAQLKIKIKRFRVVGIFLLLASVVSAIFGFTLSGWWFILSGGLGFSSIFTILNAYRLDKTLAENEENMVRCQLELRAIEKKKVSILQRLLSSFGAKGTTELKESYERYKRWLREKDKFEQLKKDLEKESKDLLKELQHYGAVEITDVPSVILRLEEMVSQIDEKNMKIMQLKESLEKIKADISALEQDLQSKTYKFNRLLSDFGLTSFDEVETARERLRRIENLNLQRESIERLKKCVEEVNLSCLKRQYVDLSDMMEEKAKLEELLRNVQEESDKLRSNLEMLEKSLDEGVLIEKMKSTLKQYSLVQGEVLILNRKLEKLQSLSHFLNSELERLTGSYVKNFANLFTGMFKKFSKMAEDVVVDKDLSIRISAKNELQSVKGTLSRATLDQLMLCYKLALYKIIEPAESLPLIVDNFLIRFDEERLKSAADVLKECSKERQIILMTSDRKLIDLLKAEPIAVLHT
- a CDS encoding adenosylhomocysteinase encodes the protein MKSGHVKIDWVYKFMPLLRSIEEKYEHKKPLRGLRIGMSIHLEAKTARLALLLRDLGAEVVVTGSNPLSTQDDVAEALRERGLIVYAKRTSDEQVYLKGIKDVLSTQPDLILDDGADLTVTAHTEFKEGLKRLRGVTEETTTGLRRLRALQKNGLLTVPVIAVNDAFTKHLFDNRYGTGQSTWDSIMRNTNLTVAGKVVVVCGYGWCGKGVAMRARGLGARVIVTEVDPVKALEALMDGFDVMKISQAAKLGDFFITVTGNTKVISENEFMQMKDGAILANAGHFDVEVDVKTLERICVEKFEARPNVTAYRLSNGRTLYLLAEGRLVNLAAADGHPVEIMDLSFAVQALSLIYLADVKLEPGVYPVPKHIDEEIAEMKLASMGVEIDELTDEQERYLENF
- a CDS encoding DUF362 domain-containing protein gives rise to the protein MKIFLQPCDSYFDVGEVLTKILLKHVHLFEPGDTVLVKPNMLSARRPEEGVTTHPAVLQTVLRFLHTLKCRAIVADSPASGNFEKIAEKTGIRDVCQDLNVPIFELDQPVSVDGQIYKKIHIDRRIFEVDKVINLAKLKTHSQMVLTLAVKNTFGCVPGLEKSGWHMRCGTNENFAALLVDVHRLVKPVLNIIDGIVGMEANGPANGKTKHFGVIAVGTDGFTLDFALCKRLNIEPMIVYTVRESMRRGLISDHVVEGNWINQIQLPNTVSVLPVPSSLQKIARSLFRSPKISKSMCIRCKICEERCPAKAIDIDEFKIDYDKCIKCYVCHEVCPQGAIKLVRRFF
- a CDS encoding alpha-amylase family glycosyl hydrolase gives rise to the protein MLSSVKSKGRMDYCLPKVWLEGWYRGPSRVEGEKVFVDPAVFYSYLRKWLEENKIFDAKVGESLSLQRGESSREWIKRAVLYSSLVRTNSAYNHKGFGRFEQDDVLGYRESGTFLKMTALLPHLKKLGVNTLYLLPITESSDVFKKGEVGSPYAVKDFLRIDRRYHDPLLEGWHLEDEFKAFVQACHMVGIRVVLDFIPRTAARDCNLILSHPEWFYWVKLEALSSYAPPKIEKLGFCQPTFEQMRDLYDLPNVRAHLDKFSQDPSKLNPQKWHNFVKDCREENLIYEIAKHFGVITAPGFSDWVNDPQPTWDDVTFLRLYLDHPITARGKVGEEQPPYVLFDVIKASRFPGEKSNSELWEYIASILPQFQKKYGVDGVRLDMGHALPAELQQMIMSNARRIDPAFVFIAEELEPHRAAEAAKAGYDVVVGNSWWMLPRFPDKTYEFFQTLSCNMVLPFLAAAETPDTPRVAVRREAQRLKYLLPFLCAFSKNGVMTLNCGQEIEETQPMNLGLDNDACGRFTLSCDDEFQGKLAFFDHYVLHWHRTDLIDFLSELIGIRNQFLDLITDGQYKPVYLSWQDGTICNASYWTHDTALIVLANLKTTASNVSVLLDRTLGEEIEVEKVHSWDGAGWKQENVSMKLDCELPQLGFKLYILKFRRVNEV
- a CDS encoding AEC family transporter; this translates as MTKVVISQVLMIFLLVGFGFVLKKIKLLNDGFTKSSSDLIVYVTLPAMIISSMDRDFSSEVAKTSLQIFLLGAVMYACTTILAYFFVSVKKFDEDQRGVYMYMIIFGNVGYLGYPVSAILFGSIGVFYSAVFNIWFNLLTWTLGVSIMSRSKLSLSKILLNPGLISTLLGLLIFLTPLTIPTTVKSVLDSVGSMTTPLAMFLVGAFLAEAHLKDFIAKIDLYFASILKLVVAPLMVYLCVKYLKTDSIVKMLPVMMAGMPSGVNTAIFARMFNRDYKLAAQGVVLSTALSMISLPLLIVLIV